aaaccactagaccattcaggtatgacctaaatcaaatcccttacaattatacagtggaagtgacaaatatattcaagggattagatttgatagacagaatgcctgaagaactatggacagaggttcatgacattgtacaggaggcggtgatcaagaccatccccaagaaaaagaaatggaaaaaggcaaaatggttgtctgaggaggccttacaaatagctgagaaatgaagagaagtgaaaggcaaaggagaaaaggaaagatataagcatctgaatacagagttccaaagaatagcaaggagagagataagaaagccttcctaagtgatcaatgcaaagaaatggaaaaaaaaaaaaaaaaaacaatagactgggaaagactagagatctcttcaagaaaattagagataccaggaaaacatttcatgcaaagatggtcacaataaaggacagaaatggtacagatctaacggaagcagaagatactacgaagaggtggcaagaatacccagaactatacaaaaaagatctcaatgacccagataacaacgatagtgtgatcactcacctagagccagacatcctggaatgtgaaatcaagtgggccttaggaagcatcactacaaacaaagctagtggaggtgatggaattccagttgagctatttcaaatcctaaaagatgatgctgtgaaagtgatgcactcaacatgccagcaaatttggaaaactcagcaatggccacaggactggaaaaggtcagttttcattcaaatcccaaagaaaggcaatgccaaaggatgttcaaactactgcacaattgcactcatctcacacgctagcaaagtaatgctcaaaattctccaagcaagtcttcaacagtacatgaatcaagaacttccaatggtcaagctggatttaggaaaggcagaggatccagagatcaaattgccaacatctgttggatcatagaaacagtaagagaattatagaaaaacatctactcctgctttattgactatgccaaagccttgactgtgtggatcataacaaactgtgaaaaattcttaaagagatggcaataccagaccatgtgacctgcctcctgagaaatctgtatgcaggtcaagaagcaacagttagaactagacatggaacaacacactggttccaaattgggaaaggagtacgtcaaggctgcatattgtcaccctacttatttaacttatatgcagagtacatcatgagaaatgccgggctggatgaagcacaagctggaatcaagattgccagcagaaatatcaataacctcagatatgcagatgacaccacccttatggcagaaagtgaagacgaactaaagagcctcttgatgaaagtgaaagaggagagtgaaaaagctggcttaaaagccaacatttaaaaaactaagatcatggcatcaggtctgatcatttcatggcaaatagatggggaaacagtggaaatagtgacagactttcttctcttgggctccaaaatcactgcagatggtgactgcagccatgaaattaaaagacgcttgctccttggaagaaaaactatgaccaacctagacagcatattaaaaagcagagacattactttgccaacaaaggtccatctagtcaaagctatggtttttccagtagtcatgtatggatatgaaacatggaccataaagaaagcagagcaccgaagaattgatgcttttgaactgtgatgttggagaagactcttgagagtcccttggactgcaaggagatcaaatcatcaAAGAGCATTTAagaaagcaatccaactcttgaaaggaggtaggaaaaatataaaaagacaaaaaaagacacaaaagggagggcggagctccgtcccgggaaggagtcttaaaaagaagtttccaaacaccaggaaaccttctcactgcgaatctgtgccgagctttggaagcacagagggcaacataacaggaagaaaaaataaataaacaattaaaactcgaagattgcgagtcctcggtaactcccccagtggagaagcagcgcaggcgcctgcaggcgccattaacaagcggggctggcTGGGCAGGGGGGGCAgcgcgcgggctgcatcgcaagtaagaatctggcctgaatacctgagcactatctggcgaaataatttgggctaacaaaccagactgtgggatatctactacgcgaaaagccagccccaacctaagaccgccaggccccgtgcggaacaaagaattgaacagagatagcggctgcagaccttccccctcggtgataggcagccagagcggaagggcaatcgcagccccagagacattatctataaaactgtaagcaggcttctttgctaactaaaacttcttgggggtctgggcggttaacatctgcctaagaaggtgcgcggtttttgcgcccagataaccagTGGCGGggggcgataagtcgcagcattggcgctcgccaaacacctcatcacttgagctgctcggacctgggaaggcacaatactcaggcccaactgagtctgcgcctctgaggactatccagTGCCTGAACctggcggcttggacctgggaggtacatacagcccagggccagccttggattgttcggcggaacaacctagagcccgagcagtgtgggcaggaggctaccgCGCGCGTGGtggcgggggcagacccagtgtggctgaggcactgcggcgctgcgccagtgttattttttttgcagcatccctcctcccccccccacagcgcgactgaacaaagaagaaatacagttccacccatcagaacactgacacaagcttcctaaccaggaaaccttgacaagccacctgtacaaacccacacacagtgaggaatagccacaataaaaagaactccacaaactgccagaatacagaaaggacaccccatactcagcaatttaaacaagatgaagagacagaggaatagccagcagataaaggaacaggataaatgcccaccaaaccaaacaaaagaggaagagatagggaatctacctgataaaatttcgaataatgatagtgaaattgatccaaaatctagaaattaaaatggaatcacagataaatagcttggagacaaggattgagaagatgcaagaaaggtttaacaaggacctagaagaaataaaaagagtcaatatacaatgaataatgcaataaatgaaattaaaaacactctggaggcaacaaatagtagaatagaataacagaggcagaagataggattagtgaattagaagatagaatggtagaaataaatgaatcagagagaataaagaaaaagcgaattaaaagaaatgaggacaatctcagagacctccaggacaatattaagcgctacaacattgaatcataggggttccagaagaagaagacaaaagaaagaccatgagaaaatacttgaggagataatagttgaaaacttcctaaactgggaaggaaataatcacccaagtccaagaaacccagagaatcccaaacaggataaacccaaagcgaaacaccccaagacacatattactcaaattaacaagatcaaacacaaagaacaaatattaaaagcagcaagggaaaaacaacaaataacacacaaggaattcccataaggataacagctgatctttcaatagaaactcttcaagccaggaggaatggcaagacatacttaaaatgatgaaagaaaataacctacagccaagattattgtacccagcaaggatttcattcaagtatgaaggagaaatcaaaagcttctcagataagcaaaagctgagagaattctgcaccaccaaaccagctctacaacaaatactaaaggatattctctagacaggaaacacaaaaatggtgtataaattgaaccccaaacaataaagtaaatggcagcaggatcatacttatcagtaattaccttaagcgtaaatgggttgaataccccaaccaaagacaaagactggctgaatggatacaaaaacaagacccctacatatgttgtctacaggagacccacctcaaaacaggggacacatacagactgaaagtgaagggctgaaaaagattttccatgcaaatagggacaaaaaaagcaggagtagcaatactcatatcagataaaatagactttaaaacaaaggctgtgaaaaaagagacaaagaaggtcactacataatgatcaaaggatcaatccaagaagaagatataacaattataaatatatatgcacccaacagggGCAGcacgcagtatgtaagacaaatgctaacaagtatgaaaggagaaattaacaataacacaataatagtgggagactttaataccccactcacacctatggatagatcaactaaacagaaaattaataaggaaacacaaactttaagcgatacaatagaccagttagacctaattgatatctataggacatttcatcccaaaacaatgaatttcacctttttctcagcgcacatggaaccttctcaggatagatcacatcctgggccataaagctagccttagtaaattcaaaaaaatagaaatcattcaagcatcttttctgaccacaatgcagtagattagatctcaattacaggagaaaaactattaaaaattccaacatatggaggctgaacaacacgctgctgaataaccaacaaatcacagaagaaatcaaaaaagaaatcaaaatttgcatagaaagcgaatgaaaatgaaaacacaacaacccaaaacctgtgggacacagtaaaagcagtcctaagggaaagttcatagcaatacaggcacacctcaagaaacaagaaaaaagtcaaataaataacctaactctacacctcaaacaactagaaaaggaagaaatgaagaaccccagggttagtagaaggaaagaaatcttaaaaattagagcagaaataaatgcaaaagaaacaaaagagaccatagcaaaaatcaacaaagccaaaagctggttctttgaaaggataaataaaattgacaaaccattagccagactcatcaagaaacaaagggagaaaaatcaaatcaataaaattagaaatgacagtggagagatcacaacagacaacatagaaatacaaaggatcataagagactattatcaacaattatatgccaataaaatggacaacgaggaagaaatggacaaattcttagaaaagtacaactttccaaaactcgaccaggaagaaatagaaaaccttaacagacccatcacaagcatggaaattgaaactgtaatcaaaatcttccagcaaacaaaagcccaggtcaggcggcttcacagctgaattctaccaaaaatttagagaagagctaacacctatcctgctcaaactcttccagaaaattgcagaggaaggtaaacttccaaactcattctatgaggccaccatcaccctaataccaaaacctgacaaagatgccaaaaaaaaaactataggccaatatcactgatgaacatagatgcaaaaatcctaaacaaaattctagcaatcagaatccaacaacacattaaaagatcatacaccatgaccaagtgggctttatcccagggatgcaaggattcttcaatatccataaatcaatcaatgtaatacaccacattaacaaattgaaaaacaaaaaccatatgattatctcaatagatgcagaaagcctttgacaaaattcaacacccatttatgataaaaactctccagaaagcaggaatagaaggaacatacctcaacataataaaagctatatatgacaaacccacagcaaacattatcctcaatggtgaaaaattgaaagcatttcctctaaagtcaggaacaaaacaagggtgcccactttcaccattactattcaacatagttttggaagttttggctacagcaatcagagcagaaaagaaataaaaggaatcaaattggaaagaagaagtaaaactctcactatttgcagatgacatgatcctctacatagaaaacctaaagactccaccagaaaattactagaactaatcaatgattatagtaaagttgcaggatataaaatcaacacacagaaatcccttgcattcctatacactaataatgagaaaacagaaagaaattaaggaaacaattccattcaccattgcaatgaaaaagaataaaatacttaggaatatatctacctaaaaaactaaagacctatatatagaaaactataaaacactggtgaaagaaatcaaagaggacactaatagatggagaaatataccatgttcatggattggaagaatcaatatagtgaaaatgagtatactacccaaagcaatttatagattcaatgcaatccctatcaagctaccaacagtattcttcacagagctagaacaaataatttcacaatttgtatggaaatacaaaaaacctcgaatagccaaagcgatcttgagaaagaaaaatggaactggaggaatcaacctacctgacttcaggctctactacaaagccacagttatcaagacagtatggtactggcacaaagacagaaatatagatcaatggaacaaaatagaaagcccagagataaatccacgcacatatggacaccttatctttgacaaaggaggcaagaatatacagtggattaaagacaatctctttaacaagtggtgctgggaaatctggtcaaccacttgtaaaaagaatgaaactagaacactttctaacaccatatacaaaaataaactcaaaatggattaaagatctcaacataagaccagaaactataaaactccctaggagaacataggcaaaacactctctgacatacatcacagcaggatcctctatgacccacctcccagaatattggaaataaaagcaaaaataaacaaatgggacctaattaaacttaaaagcttctgcacatcaaaggaaactattagcaaggtgaaaaagacagccttcagaatgggagaaaataatagcaaatgaagcaaccgacaaacaactaatctcaaaaatatacaagcaactcctacagctcaactccagaaaaataaatgacccaatcaaaaaatgggccaaagatctaaatagacatttctcaaagaagacatacagatggctaacaaacacttgaaaagatgttcaacatcactctttatcagagaaatgcaaatcaaaaccactatgaggtaccatttcacaccagtcagaatggctgcgatccaaagtctacaaataataaatgctggagagggtgtggagaaaaggaaccctcttacactgttggtgggaatgcaaattagtacagccagaATATTTATCACACAGAAAAATCCACATTCGTGCATACTAAACAAGAAGACAGAGCTACACAGAAGGGAGCATGGGTGTGAATGAGCCAATTTAAACACATGTCTAATAATCAAAATAACacacaaaacttaaaatttattaaagtagTTCCTACAGAACTTACATTCTGCTGAAGGGAGCAGACCATCCTTAATGGTTTTACATTTTCTGAGGTGTACACAGCTACCAAATGCAATTTCTTCCAAGAAAGGCAACTTGATGTTCGATAGTTTCGTGTACCACGTCTTTGTGAGTAGTGCAAGTTCCCAGGGTTCCTGTCTGGGGCAAAAATTAActcattcaataaacacttattGACATTGATGACGGGATATAGATAAGACATTTGCGTTCTCAGTTCCATTTCCCACTAGAGATTTTGGTTTGCAGAGGAGTATTCAGGATTTTCCAGAGTTGCAAATCTAGCCAGGAGAAGGGAGCCTTAAATCAACATGTTATAATCTTTCAAtgtagaaatattaatatattgaaaaataacCATAAATTATAATGATAGGAACTTTCGCTCAAAAAATAGCCTCCATGGAGTCAATCCAATCTTTCCATGTCTTTAAAGAGGATGTAGTTAAAAACTGTAAGCTCCAAGTCTTTCTTGGTTAATCAAAAATACGATCACATTAGGGAAGAAACAAAGGGAATATAATGATTatggtgcttggcacacagtaaagCTTTGAGTGTGtgatctgacttttttttaattttttagaaatatttatttatttggctgtgctggatcttagttgcagcatgcaaactcttagttttggcatgtgggatctagtttttggaccagaaatcaaacccataccccctgcaacgggagcatggagtcttagccactggaccaccagggaagtccatgatctGATTTAAATCTTTACAACACCATGGAGGTAAGACAAGGGAACAAAGACTCAGAAGTTAACTGAGAACCAGAGCTGAGATGTAACCCAAGTGTATTTAGAAGTATCAACAGAATCCTTagaaaacaggagaaaggaatgaaatcccaaactacagtatttaaaaataatcacaatgaAATTTTAATGGATTGTTTTATGTATCCTACTTTGGAAGTTTTAAGTATCAGCTATGTTTCTCAGTTATAGTCAATGTGAACTCATATGTATGAGGAAAGGGGAAAGACCTGCTTTGGTATAGGTAGGCGAAATGAGCTTACTACATACATGCCATCTGTCTTCCTCCTCTAGCTTCCTTGTTATTTTATCGTCTAACCTTAAGGAGTGACTTGAAGTCTACAATTATTATAAATGCACTTGAACAAATACACAAAGATGTATTTACAAGAATCCTCAGTGAAACATTGCTTATCCAAAAAACCTCACAAAACAGTCTTAATGTCTACAAAGAAGAGCCTGACTAAACTGTAGTACACATATGTAATGAAAGAATGAGGTTTACCCTTACCTATGGATTTGGAAAGATGAGCAATCAAACAGTTAATGTTTTCTAGCACCTActacatgctgttgctgctgctaagtcacttcagtcacgtccgactctgtgcgaccccatagacagcagcccaccaggctccccgtccctgggattctccaggcaagaacactggagtgggttgccatttccttctcccatgcatgaaagtgaaaagtgaaagtgaagttgctcagtcctatccgactcctagcgaccccatggactgccgcctaccaggcccctccgtccatgggattttccaggcaagagtactggagtgggttgccattgccttctcccctactACATGCTAGATACTCTTTTAATCAGTTTACAGGTGCTATTATGCTTATTTTATAGGTTGGGAAGCAGGAGCAGAGAAAAATTTACTCAACGTCACAAGGCTTGGGTTTGAAATTTTAATGCATGTACaaatatatctatgtatacatatataggagtgtatatatacatatatgtatgcacacatgcataataCAGGTTTATATAAATGATGTGAATACAGTTCAGACACTGATGGCATTATGGACTAAAAGAACAAAAGTGTTCTAAAACCTAAGACGTAAATGTCTAAAATCTACAATTTACTCAAGATCACAAGGCTTGAGTTTGAAATTTCAACTCGGAAAATCAGATTCTATAATCTATGCTTTTAACCACTAAGCTACACAAGATAAAGTAGGGGAGGGAGCAAAGTTCAATATAATCCCCCATGTGCAAAaacgtgtgtgtgtacacatatgtgtatgtatgtgcatcaGATACAAGAGACAGAAATTGtaggaaaacataaaacattttaccTGAGTGGGACTGGGCAGGTAGTATAGGGATGagatataacatttttattttactttaaaagcatttgaaaataaaaatgttaaatggttTTGATCTTCTAAAATTGCTTAACCAAAAAAAGCCCAAAGTGAAAAACTGCCTGAGCaaatgaaagaatctgcctgtaatacaggaggaccccagttcgattcctaggtcaggaagatcctctggagaagggataggctacccactccaatattcttgggcctccctggtggctcagatggtaaagaattggtgtataatgcaggagacctgggttcaatccccgggttgggaagataccctggaggagggcatggcaacccactccagtattcttgcctggagaatccccaaggacagagttGCTGgggaggctacaatccatggggtcacagagtcagacatgactaagtgacaaaGAATACCAGTCTGTTCCTCTTAATTTAGCTGCTGTTATAAACAGGATGATATCAAATACTGTCCTGTGAGATTGACAGAGAAGACACTGGTTTTGCAGATATTATTCATGATATAAAATGCTATATAGCCAAAACCACAGAATCAGTGCTTTAAATCATTCTCAGGAATGATTTAAATCATATACAGGAATCATTTACAGGAATATCTTGTTATAAAAATTATGCTTGCAACAATGACTATAGTGGTTATTTGCCTATAGTTCAAGGTCTACAGTCATACTGAACTAACAGAACTAAGCAGAGTACAATAATGAGTCTTCCCATAACTCTGGTTTTATAACCCCATGGGATGTATCCATTTCCTTCTTAGAATATTGTCCAAAAGTAAAGTTCAATTCACTCACAATGATAAATATATCTAGattgcggctgctgctgctgctgctaagtcacttcagtcgtgtctgactctgtgcgaccccatagacggcagcccaacaggctcccctgtccctgagattctccaggcaagaacgctggagtgggttgccatttccttctccaatgcatgaaagtgaaaagtgaaagtgaagtcgctcagtcgtgcctgactcttagcgacccggtggactgcagcccaccaggctcctccatccatgggattttccaaggcaagagtactggagtggggtgccattgccttctccgatagattGCGGCAGAGAGGTTAAAAAACAagttcaaaaatttaaaacaaggtaGCACAACagtcagagaaggtaatggcaccccactccagtactcttgcctggaaaatcccatggatggaggagcctggtgggctgcagtccacggggtctcgaaaagttggacacgactgagtgacctcactttcacttttcactttcatgcattggagaaggaaatggcaacccactccagcgttcttgcctggagaatcccagggacaggggagcctgttgggctgccgtctgtggggtcacacagagtcggacacgactgaagcgactcagcagcagcagcagcagcacaacagTATTACAGAGTGAAACTCTCATGTAGTAGCAACCCATGTTCACTATGGGTTTACTATTATTTCAGACAACATACAAGTACCTTACCTACATTACTTCATTTGTATTCCATACCATGTGGGTCCGTACTGATCTgttcatttcacagatgtggaagCCAAGGCACAGAGAAGCTAAGTAATTTACTCAAGGCAGCATGGGCAGCCAGGGGCAGAGCCAGG
This is a stretch of genomic DNA from Bos mutus isolate GX-2022 chromosome 6, NWIPB_WYAK_1.1, whole genome shotgun sequence. It encodes these proteins:
- the C6H4orf36 gene encoding uncharacterized protein C4orf36 homolog; translated protein: MAYGLQRKNGVEKLLRCNCYKVQEPWELALLTKTWYTKLSNIKLPFLEEIAFGSCVHLRKCKTIKDGLLPSAECKFCRNYFNKF